The following are encoded together in the Oscillospiraceae bacterium genome:
- a CDS encoding flavin reductase family protein translates to MRKNLGAKAILYPMPVLIIGTYDENGKPNAMNAAWGGISEETQISICVDDGHKTAKNVVKTGAFTVSVADVENVIACDYVGIVSGNKEPDKIEKTGWHVSKSELVDAPLFDELPLALECKLISYDEESCRLLGEIVNVCADERILGENGKIDLNKFNPITYDPVHHTYRKLGGIVGKAFSDGKKIK, encoded by the coding sequence ATGCGTAAGAATTTGGGAGCGAAAGCGATTTTATATCCGATGCCGGTGTTGATTATCGGCACATATGACGAGAACGGCAAGCCTAATGCGATGAATGCTGCATGGGGTGGTATTAGCGAAGAAACACAGATTTCGATTTGTGTGGATGACGGGCATAAGACTGCGAAGAATGTAGTCAAAACAGGTGCGTTCACGGTGAGCGTAGCGGATGTGGAGAATGTGATTGCTTGTGATTATGTTGGTATTGTTTCTGGCAACAAAGAACCTGATAAAATTGAAAAAACAGGATGGCATGTGAGCAAGAGTGAATTGGTAGATGCTCCGCTTTTTGACGAACTTCCGCTGGCTCTTGAATGTAAACTCATCAGTTATGACGAGGAATCCTGTAGATTACTTGGTGAAATCGTCAATGTCTGTGCAGACGAAAGAATCCTTGGAGAAAATGGTAAAATTGATTTGAATAAATTTAATCCAATTACCTATGACCCAGTGCATCATACTTATCGTAAACTTGGTGGTATAGTTGGAAAAGCTTTTAGTGATGGAAAAAAGATTAAATAG
- a CDS encoding HNH endonuclease translates to MNCVYCGKQITVGSREHIIQNAIGGLEESTDICCSECNNYISRYIDKPFVSTFNPIIARIDNFAKTNNKKSLPSYSGRAKYKGEEYNVVFKNGRVVSCPELSKKLQCDISKLDFEIVSYDFTIKNESFIKGVSKIAFNFALAKGVPFDTIKDGLIVSKRDEKITDISFKYPIIPFVPLNPMDSYIELKTDLLLYHNLILFSQENNLWCYVDLFNTFQYYVCLTDKWDKSKKISESYFQQLQKLDRTIPEIGRWRPKYGLIYADIYGIDPSPNKTVMQKMISSAIQKESLKKDMTKVLSRKLGNDYILNYIRDDISDDERRKYGLSLLLYFDENDNLIEERFRKVTLGENEFDMVSYPLLINNMLASNSINARDYFFAKFERLNCFLCNSDKKTRCNNTSIGGRRNIIF, encoded by the coding sequence ATGAATTGTGTATATTGTGGCAAACAAATAACGGTTGGAAGTCGTGAACATATAATTCAAAATGCGATTGGTGGATTAGAAGAGTCCACAGATATCTGTTGTTCGGAATGCAATAATTATATTAGCAGATATATAGATAAGCCATTCGTGTCTACTTTTAATCCGATAATTGCAAGAATTGATAATTTTGCAAAAACAAATAATAAGAAATCGTTACCATCATATTCAGGTAGAGCTAAATATAAAGGCGAAGAATATAACGTTGTTTTCAAGAATGGGAGAGTAGTTTCTTGTCCAGAACTTAGTAAGAAGTTACAGTGCGATATATCAAAGTTGGATTTTGAAATTGTTTCCTATGACTTTACGATTAAGAACGAATCTTTCATTAAAGGAGTTTCGAAAATTGCTTTTAATTTTGCGTTAGCAAAAGGAGTGCCATTTGATACGATTAAAGATGGTTTAATCGTATCAAAACGTGATGAAAAGATAACCGATATTAGTTTTAAATATCCAATAATTCCTTTTGTTCCATTAAATCCTATGGATAGCTATATAGAATTAAAGACCGATTTGTTGCTATACCACAATCTAATTCTTTTTAGCCAAGAGAACAATTTGTGGTGCTATGTTGATCTGTTTAATACATTTCAATATTATGTATGCTTAACAGATAAATGGGATAAAAGCAAAAAGATATCAGAATCTTATTTTCAGCAATTACAAAAACTAGATCGAACTATACCTGAAATTGGACGCTGGCGCCCAAAATACGGATTAATATATGCCGATATATACGGAATTGACCCCAGTCCAAATAAAACTGTAATGCAAAAAATGATATCATCTGCTATTCAAAAAGAATCATTGAAAAAAGATATGACGAAAGTCCTTTCGCGCAAATTGGGGAATGATTATATACTTAATTATATTAGAGACGATATTTCAGACGATGAACGACGAAAATATGGGCTAAGCTTACTTTTGTATTTTGATGAAAATGATAATTTAATAGAAGAACGATTTAGAAAAGTGACATTAGGAGAAAATGAATTTGATATGGTTTCCTATCCGTTACTTATAAATAATATGTTAGCTTCTAATTCCATTAATGCTCGAGATTATTTTTTCGCTAAATTCGAAAGATTAAATTGTTTTTTGTGTAATAGTGACAAAAAAACTAGATGCAATAATACTAGCATTGGTGGTAGGAGAAATATAATTTTTTGA